One window from the genome of Cryptomeria japonica chromosome 6, Sugi_1.0, whole genome shotgun sequence encodes:
- the LOC131052863 gene encoding cationic peroxidase SPC4, giving the protein MTPLKTCKSLFSIVICLISITVITCQQIPEPVSGLAYGFYKSSCPRAEEIVREEMNCFLNNNITSVGGFLRIPYHDCFVQGCDASILINATDGEQNSPPNLSLRPEVLQEIEKIKEKVEAACPNTVSCADIVVLAGRDSVHLSKGPYFEVPTGRRDSLNYVLGSDITSAQLPPPNSTVTQLITRFVLDGLSGLDLVALSGAHSVGTAHCSAFINSLFPLSNRLTSSFAQELLQICPNQRSNNLTVMDKATPFVFDNKYFINLVEGLVLFDSDTALLQNSQTSSAVKSFADDQQEFFGQFAESYIKMSMINVKTGSTGNIRKVCSLLNSESTNHKNLTGSMNMMYAETDTIRTAS; this is encoded by the exons ATGACACCATTAAAGACCTGCAAATCATTGTTCTCCATTGTTATATGTCTCATATCCATTACTGTCATCACCTGCCAGCAGATTCCTGAACCAGTTTCAGGGCTTGCATATGGGTTTTATAAAAGCTCTTGTCCCAGAGCAGAAGAGATCGTTAGAGAAGAAATGAATTGCTTCTTGAACAACAATATTACCTCAGTGGGAGGATTTCTTCGCATTCCGTACCATGATTGTTTTGTTCAG GGGTGTGATGCATCTATTCTTATAAATGCAACAGACGGAGAGCAGAACAGTCCTCCAAATCTAAGTCTCCGTCCAGAGGTATTGCaggaaatagaaaagattaaaGAGAAAGTGGAAGCAGCATGTCCGAATACAGTCTCATGTGCAGACATTGTTGTTCTTGCAGGGCGAGACTCTGTTCACCTA AGCAAGGGGCCATATTTCGAAGTTCCAACAGGGCGTCGAGATAGTTTAAACTACGTTCTGGGTAGTGACATTACTAGTGCACAGCTTCCCCCACCCAACTCCACTGTCACTCAGCTCATTACACGTTTCGTACTCGATGGTCTTTCTGGACTAGACTTGGTCGCTTTGTCAG GAGCTCATAGTGTGGGAACAGCCCACTGCAGTGCCTTCATCAATTCTCTATTCCCTCTGTCAAACAGACTTACATCTTCCTTTGCTCAGGAATTACTACAGATATGTCCAAACCAACGGAGCAATAACTTAACAGTCATGGACAAGGCAACTCCGTTTGTGTTCGATAACAAATACTTCATCAATCTGGTGGAAGGGCTTGTGTTGTTTGATTCAGACACTGCTCTTCTCCAAAACTCACAGACTTCCAGTGCAGTTAAGAGTTTTGCAGATGACCAACAAGAATTTTTCGGTCAATTTGCAGAGTCATACATTAAGATGTCAATGATAAATGTGAAAACTGGGTCTACAGGTAACATCAGGAAAGTGTGCTCACTTCTCAATTCAGAGTCGACGAATCACAAGAATTTGACTGGTTCTATGAATATGATGTATGCAGAAACAGATACCATACGTACTGCCTCATGA